In Notolabrus celidotus isolate fNotCel1 chromosome 22, fNotCel1.pri, whole genome shotgun sequence, one genomic interval encodes:
- the LOC117805823 gene encoding uncharacterized protein LOC117805823, whose translation MLKMKNLFGSKPKPKRTESRRPLIENNIFLQGGCDLPSCDSNDNLIKTFHTNEEQPSQIAWQTNYQDLAEVLGVAPDANTSVDGVCCSIQPEADSEGRVKRLIQRSVHKHFPKPPADPNKNLHKHLENVKNTVYSEVGRLHLLLDGERQTEYLIDCYHRQTFDQLHDLIQDISSSQSSFQLMDWVLNSYWSLDLSDFLDLPEKLKKPDPVMSSEWIGKAKDKLLENVQKEVKGQLEKILQSDRVQEGCDNDEAIVRLYVDTIGCIDAMPKEAKKISSKLSVQVQEICFSELLVFLERYTAEQAEALIKEAKEDRPNMWLFFKTLKTCEELKKHVQRKGLISNKSLLEDIVQKLDDMETLTLKLQLKVVADFAEKHLKSYFKADNKLFLLSLTLKANFPKIQHCQDLQEKVMDEACRLIVQTYLKHLLQRSQKQLQKYWSHDVGQTITDDAELLHKAMTELAPGVQQRNLMLEKVAEMLECNDINALKITVASMQEECQTLSDDMDLLPKLLRWKGLPHRRVRAVLSVIPGHQPRPVSCFSCLRCW comes from the exons GGTGCGATCTGCCATCATGTGATAGCAACGACAATCTGATAAAAACCTTCCACACCAACGAGGAACAACCCTCGCAGATTGCTTGGCAGACCAACTATCAGGATCTAGCTGAAGTTCTTGGTGTGGCCCCTGATGCAAACACCTCTGTGGATGGAGTCTGTTGCTCAATTCAACCTGAGGCTGATTCAGAAGGGAGAGTTAAGCGTCTCATTCAGAGATCTGTGCACAAGCACTTCCCAAAGCCACCGGCAGATCCAAACAAGAACCTTCACAAGCACCTGGAAAATGTGAAGAACACTGTGTACAGTGAGGTTGGGAGGCTGCACCTTCTGCTGGatggagagaggcagacagaatATCTGATTGATTGTTACCATCGTCAGACATTTGATCAGCTCCATGATCTCATCCAGGACATCAGCTCCTCCCAGAGTTCCTTCCAGCTGATGGACTGGGTGTTAAATTCATATTGGAG TTTGGATCTGTCCGACTTCCTCGACCTtccagaaaaactgaaaaagccTGACCCCGTGATGTCCTCAGAGTGGATTGGCAAAGCAAAGGACAAGCTGCTTGAAAATGTGCAG AAAGAAGTCAAAGGGCAACTGGAGAAAATCCTGCAAAGTGATAGAGTCCAAGAAGGCTGCGATAACGATGAAGCTATTGTTCGACTCTATGTGGACACCATTGGG TGTATTGATGCCATGCCCAAAGAAGCTAAAAAAATCAGCTCCAAGCTGTCTGTTCAAGTGCAGGAGATCTGTTTCAGTGAGCTGCTGGTGTTTCTGGAGAG GTACACTGCTGAGCAGGCTGAGGCTCTTATCAAAGAAGCAAAAGAGGACAGACCAAACATGTGGCTCTTCTTCAAGACCTTGAAAACCTGCGAAGAACTGAA aaagcACGTCCAGAGGAAGGGTTTAATCTCAAATAAATCCCTTCTGGAGGATATAGTGCAAAAGCTTGACGACATGGAGACTCTCACTCTAAAGCTTCAGCTGAAAGTAGTGGCTGACTTTGCAGAG AAACACCTGAAGAGTTACTTCAAAGCAGACAACAAGCTATTCTTATTGAGTCTCACACTGAAGGCTAATTTCCCCAAGATACAGCACTGCCAGGACTTACAGGAG AAAGTGATGGATGAAGCCTGTCGGCTCATTGTTCAAACTTACCTCAAACATCTTCTCCAACGCAGCCAGAAACAACTGCAGAAGTACTGGAGTCATGATGTTGGACAAACCATCACTGATGATGCTGAGTTACTGCACAAGGCCATGACAGAGCTG GCCCCTGGTGTTCAGCAGCGGAATCTCATGCTGGAGAAAGTGGCAGAGATGTTGGAGTGCAATGACATCAACGCGCTGAAGATCACAGTTGCAAGCATGCAGGAAGAATGTCAAACTTTGAG TGACGACATGGATCTTCTGCCCAAACTGCTGCGCTGGAAGGGTCTTCCTCATAGGAGGGTTAGGGCGGTGCTGAGTGTCATTCCCGGGCATCAACCCAGACCTGTGTCCTGCTTCTCCTGCCTGAGGTGCTGGTGA